The Pseudomonas extremaustralis genome contains a region encoding:
- a CDS encoding RidA family protein: protein MPTHTRIRMFNTKQTYPNQALDNDLCQAVRAGNTIYVRGQIGTDFDGNLVGLGDPRAQAEQAMKNVKQLLEEAGSDLSHIVKTTTYLIDPRYREPVYQEVGKWLKGVFPISTGLVISGLGQPEWLMEIDVIAVVPDDWTV from the coding sequence ATGCCTACCCACACCCGCATCCGCATGTTCAACACCAAACAGACCTACCCCAACCAGGCGCTGGACAACGACTTGTGCCAGGCCGTGCGCGCCGGCAACACCATTTATGTACGCGGCCAGATCGGCACCGATTTCGACGGCAACCTGGTCGGCCTCGGCGACCCGCGCGCCCAGGCTGAGCAGGCGATGAAGAACGTCAAGCAACTGCTCGAAGAGGCCGGCTCGGACCTGTCGCACATCGTCAAGACCACCACCTACCTGATCGACCCGCGCTATCGCGAGCCGGTGTACCAGGAAGTCGGCAAATGGCTCAAAGGCGTGTTTCCGATTTCCACCGGGCTGGTGATTTCCGGGCTGGGACAACCGGAGTGGTTGATGGAGATCGATGTGATCGCCGTGGTACCGGACGACTGGACCGTATGA
- a CDS encoding LysR family transcriptional regulator, with protein sequence MLSRITQRQLEYFVASGEAGSISAAAERIHVSSPSISAAITHMEAELGIQLFIRHHAQGISLTAVGRLVMQEAKQILEQVSNLYTIASESLNTVRGPLRVGCLESLAPMITPELVFGFGRAFPGVRLTQAEGNHEELLEKLRSGELDIALTYDLVTSPDIDFQPLAQLPPYVMVGEYHPLASLPAVSMQDLEAYPVVLLDTPWSRDYFLSLFIQAGTTPNIIMRSTNLETVRAMVGNGIGYSFANARPKSNMSQDGKRVIRLRLAGTHRPMRLGYATASNTQLSRVVSAFAERCRMFVSDQYIPGMAPPSFFDPHAVRVLTGVS encoded by the coding sequence ATGCTCAGTCGTATTACTCAGCGCCAATTGGAATACTTTGTCGCGTCCGGCGAGGCCGGCAGCATCAGCGCGGCGGCGGAACGCATCCATGTGTCATCGCCGTCGATCTCGGCGGCCATCACCCATATGGAAGCCGAATTGGGTATCCAGCTGTTTATCCGCCACCACGCCCAGGGTATTTCCCTGACCGCCGTGGGGCGCCTGGTGATGCAGGAGGCCAAGCAGATTCTGGAACAGGTGAGCAACCTCTACACCATCGCCTCGGAGTCCTTGAACACCGTGCGCGGGCCGTTGCGGGTCGGGTGCCTGGAGTCGCTGGCGCCGATGATCACCCCCGAGCTGGTGTTTGGTTTTGGCCGCGCGTTCCCCGGCGTGCGGTTGACCCAGGCCGAAGGCAACCACGAGGAACTGCTGGAAAAACTGCGCAGCGGTGAACTGGATATCGCCCTGACCTACGACCTGGTGACCAGCCCGGACATCGACTTCCAACCCCTGGCGCAACTGCCGCCCTATGTGATGGTCGGCGAATATCACCCGCTGGCGAGCTTGCCGGCGGTAAGCATGCAGGACCTCGAGGCGTACCCGGTGGTGCTGCTCGACACGCCGTGGAGCCGCGACTATTTCCTCAGTCTGTTCATCCAGGCGGGCACCACGCCGAACATCATCATGCGCTCCACCAACCTCGAAACGGTGCGCGCGATGGTGGGCAATGGCATCGGCTATTCGTTTGCCAATGCGCGGCCCAAATCGAACATGTCCCAGGATGGCAAACGGGTGATCCGCCTGCGCCTGGCCGGCACCCATCGGCCGATGCGCCTGGGCTATGCCACGGCGAGCAACACCCAGTTGTCGCGTGTGGTGTCGGCGTTCGCCGAGCGCTGCCGCATGTTCGTGTCCGACCAGTACATCCCCGGCATGGCGCCGCCGAGCTTTTTTGACCCCCATGCGGTGCGGGTGCTCACGGGTGTGAGCTGA